One genomic segment of bacterium BMS3Abin08 includes these proteins:
- the fabH gene encoding 3-oxoacyl-[acyl-carrier-protein] synthase 3 produces the protein MEVSGLIFSHITGTGAYLPKKVLTNLDIAKMVDTSDEWIRERSGIRERRIADEKEAASDLALTASREALKSAGLKPADLDLLIVATVTPDMPLPSTACFLQGKLGAKNAAAFDINAACSGFIYALSVADAYIRAKTFKRVLVVGAEILSRITDWTDRSTCVLLGDGAGAMVLEAGRSRHGIISTKINADGSKWNLLYVPAGGSKNPATAKTVDKRMHFLKMRGNETFKIAVRTLEKMVVEMLEENGIKPADLSLLIPHQANRRIISATAKRLGIGMDRVMLNLDRYGNTSAASIPIALDEAVRTGRINKGDYVLLEAFGGGITWASALIRW, from the coding sequence ATGGAGGTTTCTGGATTGATTTTTTCACATATAACCGGAACAGGCGCCTATCTTCCCAAAAAGGTTCTGACTAACCTTGACATCGCCAAGATGGTTGACACATCGGATGAATGGATACGTGAGCGGAGTGGAATCAGGGAGAGAAGGATAGCCGATGAAAAAGAAGCGGCCTCAGACCTTGCCTTAACGGCATCCAGAGAGGCACTGAAGTCAGCGGGACTCAAGCCTGCGGACCTGGACCTTCTCATTGTCGCTACGGTAACGCCGGACATGCCACTGCCCTCCACTGCATGCTTTCTTCAGGGAAAGCTTGGTGCCAAAAATGCCGCAGCCTTTGATATAAATGCAGCATGTTCAGGTTTCATATATGCCCTCTCGGTCGCTGACGCTTACATACGGGCAAAGACCTTTAAGCGGGTACTTGTCGTTGGGGCCGAGATCCTTTCAAGGATTACGGACTGGACCGACCGTTCAACCTGTGTGCTCCTTGGTGACGGCGCCGGAGCTATGGTACTTGAGGCAGGCAGGTCGAGGCACGGAATTATATCAACAAAGATAAACGCAGACGGGTCAAAGTGGAACCTCTTGTATGTACCGGCAGGAGGTTCAAAAAATCCGGCAACAGCAAAAACAGTTGATAAAAGGATGCACTTCTTAAAGATGCGTGGAAATGAAACGTTCAAGATTGCCGTCAGGACCCTGGAGAAAATGGTTGTGGAAATGCTTGAAGAAAACGGCATCAAACCGGCGGATCTGTCACTTCTCATTCCACACCAGGCAAACCGGCGAATCATAAGCGCAACAGCCAAAAGGCTCGGCATCGGGATGGACAGGGTCATGCTTAATCTTGACCGCTACGGCAATACCTCGGCAGCTTCAATCCCCATAGCGCTGGATGAGGCTGTACGGACAGGAAGGATCAATAAGGGTGACTATGTTCTCCTTGAGGCCTTCGGCGGAGGAATCACCTGGGCATCCGCACTGATCAGGTGGTAA
- the rpmF gene encoding 50S ribosomal protein L32 yields the protein MPNPHSRHSKCRRDKRRANWKGTTPMLIKCSDCGEPKLPHRVCTSCGHYNGRKVIEIVEKEKL from the coding sequence GCCTAACCCTCATTCAAGACACTCAAAGTGCAGGAGGGACAAAAGAAGGGCTAACTGGAAGGGAACGACCCCCATGTTAATAAAATGTTCCGACTGTGGAGAGCCGAAGCTCCCTCACAGGGTATGCACAAGTTGCGGCCACTACAACGGTAGAAAGGTTATTGAGATAGTTGAGAAAGAAAAGCTATGA
- the plsX gene encoding phosphate acyltransferase: protein MKIALDAMGGDHAPEVTVEGAVETVNGTDDLDVILIGDGERIADELKNKKYPAERISIIHASQTVTMDESISLAIRRKKDSSIRRGIEMVRDNGADAFVSAGHSGVVMGTALLLLGTSEGVDRPAIAATMPTLKGRFVLIDAGANVDTGPENLVQFALMGNAYCKNVLAVHNPRVGLLSIGEEDIKGNELTKETFGLLKKTSLNFVGNIEGKDLFHGDVDVVVCDGFIGNIALKISEGLAESILKMLKREIASVATGRLAYMFLKPALKNFKKKTDYAEYGGAPLLGLNGTCIISHGRSTSKAIRNALKTADIASSLGVDRIISQELKELKRPKAPDLAGSTV, encoded by the coding sequence ATGAAAATTGCCCTTGATGCCATGGGGGGCGATCACGCCCCTGAGGTTACCGTAGAAGGCGCTGTCGAGACAGTTAACGGGACTGATGATCTTGACGTTATCCTGATTGGTGACGGGGAAAGAATAGCAGATGAGCTGAAGAACAAAAAATATCCCGCTGAACGCATCTCCATAATACATGCCTCCCAGACAGTCACTATGGATGAATCCATATCCCTTGCCATCAGGAGGAAGAAAGACTCATCAATACGCAGGGGTATCGAGATGGTCAGGGACAATGGGGCGGATGCCTTTGTGAGCGCCGGACATTCCGGCGTGGTCATGGGCACTGCACTGCTTCTGCTTGGGACATCGGAGGGTGTCGACCGCCCTGCTATTGCTGCAACCATGCCAACGTTAAAGGGCAGGTTTGTGCTGATTGACGCAGGAGCCAACGTAGACACGGGACCTGAAAACCTGGTCCAGTTTGCATTAATGGGTAATGCTTACTGCAAGAACGTCCTTGCAGTACACAACCCGAGGGTCGGCCTTCTCAGCATCGGCGAAGAGGATATAAAAGGGAATGAACTCACGAAAGAGACCTTCGGTTTATTGAAGAAGACATCCCTTAACTTCGTAGGCAATATAGAGGGAAAGGACCTCTTCCATGGGGATGTTGATGTTGTGGTATGTGACGGATTCATCGGTAACATTGCCCTCAAGATCAGCGAAGGGCTCGCTGAAAGCATACTGAAGATGCTGAAGAGGGAAATCGCTTCCGTTGCAACAGGAAGACTTGCATACATGTTTCTCAAGCCTGCATTGAAGAACTTCAAGAAAAAAACCGATTACGCTGAATACGGTGGGGCACCCCTTCTTGGGCTTAATGGAACGTGTATTATAAGCCATGGAAGGTCTACATCAAAGGCAATCAGGAATGCCCTGAAAACCGCCGATATAGCTTCGAGTCTTGGTGTCGACAGGATAATCTCGCAGGAACTAAAGGAATTAAAAAGGCCTAAAGCGCCCGACCTTGCAGGATCCACCGTCTAA